Proteins encoded together in one Nostoc sp. PCC 7524 window:
- a CDS encoding class I SAM-dependent methyltransferase translates to MNTPQDARKYAPATQRNREPILEVLLQVLPENGTILEVASGTGEHAVFFAPRLSPRQWLPTDPNPELRASIAAWAEEFPCDHLYPPLELDASQPVWPLEEDTGCNHSPIVAIVNINMIHISPWSACLGLMAGAGRILPPGGILYLYGPFKQGGEHTAPSNAAFDESLRAQNPQWGVRNLEDVVAAASQQNLSLQTTYQMPANNLSVVFKRSGNT, encoded by the coding sequence CTATTCTGGAAGTGCTGTTACAAGTATTACCTGAGAATGGTACTATCCTAGAAGTGGCAAGTGGTACTGGCGAACACGCCGTCTTTTTTGCTCCTCGCCTCAGTCCACGTCAATGGCTACCTACCGATCCTAATCCAGAATTACGTGCCAGTATTGCCGCTTGGGCAGAAGAATTTCCCTGTGATCATCTTTATCCACCCTTAGAACTTGATGCTAGTCAGCCAGTTTGGCCATTGGAGGAAGATACAGGTTGCAATCACTCTCCCATTGTTGCGATCGTCAATATTAATATGATTCACATTTCGCCTTGGTCAGCCTGTTTAGGACTGATGGCTGGTGCTGGTCGAATTCTACCCCCAGGTGGCATTCTCTATCTATATGGCCCCTTCAAACAAGGTGGAGAACATACCGCACCCAGCAATGCAGCTTTTGATGAGTCCTTACGCGCTCAAAATCCACAGTGGGGTGTACGCAATTTAGAGGATGTTGTCGCAGCAGCCAGCCAACAAAATCTCAGTTTGCAAACAACTTACCAAATGCCCGCCAATAATCTTTCGGTAGTTTTTAAGCGTTCTGGTAATACTTGA